In Leopardus geoffroyi isolate Oge1 chromosome D1, O.geoffroyi_Oge1_pat1.0, whole genome shotgun sequence, a single window of DNA contains:
- the LOC123602369 gene encoding olfactory receptor 6M1 produces the protein MPMGNWSTVTEFTLIAFPTLLELRILLFVVLLLTYTLTAIGNIVIIFLIWTDNHLQTPMYIFLSNLSFLDILYTTVVTPKLLACLLGEKKTISFAGCITQTYFYFFLGTVEFILLAVMSFDRYVAICNPLRYTIIMSSRTCLLLVLSCWVGAFLSVLVPTIVVTRLPYCGKEINHFFCDIAPLLQVACVDTHLIEQINFLLSALVILSSLAFTTASYTYIVSTILRIPSAQGRQKAFSTCASHITVISIAYGSNIFVYVRPNQNYSLNFDKVAAVLITVVTPLLNPFIYSLRNEKVKEVLRETINRIMSLILRIT, from the coding sequence ATGCCCATGGGAAATTGGAGCACAGTGACTGAATTCACCCTGATCGCCTTTCCCACTCTCCTGGAGCTTCGAATACTCCTCTTTGTGGTTCTTTTGCTGACTTACACATTAACAGCAATAGGAAACATTGTCATCATCTTCCTAATATGGACTGATAATCACCTGCAAACCCCAATGTACATTTTCCTCagtaatttgtcttttctggatattttatacACCACTGTCGTTACACCAAAGTTGCTAGCCTGCCTCCTAGGAGAGAAGAAAACTATATCCTTTGCTGGCTGTATCACTCAAACatatttctacttctttctggGGACAGTGGAGTTTATCCTCCTAGCAGTGATGTCCTTTGACCGCTACGTGGCCATCTGTAACCCCCTGCGCTACACCATCATCATGAGCAGCAGGACCTGCCTCCTGCTGGTTCTGAGCTGCTGGGTAGGAGCCTTCCTGTCTGTGTTGGTACCAACCATTGTAGTGACAAGGCTACCTTACTGTGGAAAAGAAATCAATCATTTTTTCTGTGACATTGCCCCTCTTCTGCAGGTGGCCTGTGTAGATACTCACCTCATTGAGCAGATCAACTTTCTCCTATCTGCCCTTGTCATCCTGAGCTCCCTGGCATTCACTACTGCGTCCTATACCTACATCGTCTCTACCATCCTGCGCATCCCCTCGGCCCAAGGCCGTCAAAAGGCTTTTTCTACCTGTGCTTCTCATATCACGGTCATTTCCATTGCTTACGGGAGCAATATCTTTGTGTATGTGAGACCCAATCAGAACTATTCCCTGAATTTTGACAAGGTAGCTGCTGTCCTCATTACAGTGGTGACCCCTCTCCTGAATCCTTTTATTTATAGTTTGAGAAATGAAAAGGTGAAAGAAGTATTGAGAGAGACAATAAACAGAATCATGTCCTTGATACTAAGGATAACCTGA